From a region of the Narcine bancroftii isolate sNarBan1 chromosome 5, sNarBan1.hap1, whole genome shotgun sequence genome:
- the LOC138764473 gene encoding hepatoma-derived growth factor-like, producing MSSINHQRDYKAGDLVFAKMKGYPHWPARIDEVPEGAVKSPSNKYPIFFFGTHETAFLGPKDLFPYEESKEKLAKPNKRKGFSEGLWEIENNPTVKKSSYQAPASHPSSSEGEGDGEKKENVEGSSDEEGKLVIDEPAKEKLEKTGSKRKMVPPTKVSPKRPCDTKEEQGQAGQGGKREEKEEGQSPPTEGQEHAEEEKENKGSRVTNEKTESELANATEAQKAHEGAEAAAV from the exons ATGTCGAGTATCAACCACCAGCGCGACTACAAGGCCGGGGACCTGGTCTTCGCCAAGATGAAGGGCTACCCGCACTGGCCGGCCCGG ATCGACGAAGTGCCTGAAGGAGCTGTTAAATCACCATCCAACAAGTACCCGATATTTTTCTTCGGCACCCATGAGAC AGCCTTCTTGggaccaaaggacctgttccccTATGAAGAATCCAAGGAAAAGCTGGCAAAGCCTAACAAACGGAAAGGTTTCAGTGAGGGTCTGTGGGAAATCGAGAACAATCCCACCGTCAAGAAGTCAAGCTACCAG GCCCCTGCATCTCACCCGAGCTCATCAGAGGGCGAGGGCGATGGGGAGAAGAAAGAGAACGTGGAGGGGAGCAGCGATGAGGAGGGTAAACTGGTGATCGATGAGCCAGCGAAAGAGAAGCTGGAGAAGACTGGATCAAAGCGGAAGATGGTGCCTCCAACAAAG GTCTCTCCGAAGCGGCCCTGTGACACCAAGGAGGAGCAGGGGCAGGCGGGGCAAGGGGGCAagagggaggagaaggaggagggacAGAGCCCCCCGACTGAGGGACAAGAGCACgcggaggaggagaaggagaacaaGGGCAGCCGTGTCACTAACGAGAAGACGGAGAGTGAACTGGCCAATGCCACTGAGGCCCAGAAGGCCCACGAGGGG GCTGAGGCTGCTGCAGTTTAA